The Salinibaculum sp. SYNS191 genome has a window encoding:
- a CDS encoding ABC transporter substrate-binding protein — MGDNGGRERVETERRARGAGRSRRSFLATGAAVALASLGGCAGDGGTDGDGGSGDGGSGSTGTGTAGSPDEVVIGSVHPFTGSTSYVGTRLHNAVELAAEMANENGGVESLDGAEVRVIKGDHKNDPALAGEVTRELIDQGADILTGTYSSPVTNAATQVAESQGVPFVIDVSVAASLLQARDMEYVYRPHSNSWDMASDSVAGLQSVADQADLDVQTAGLFYVDTSYGQAIRDGLKRAFEDTNIEITATATIGFGETADTQVTRFRQADPDVLVPTVFSNQMLELVGSMQDQGYWPDIFAALGSGGMTTDNFQQMGEVINGALASGYKIDPSKERAQQVNQRFMNTYDTAPMVDNVAMAFTTAEVMIAAAEQAASTDADALNGALQSLTVEDHIMAMPPISFDDAGENENSLSVVDQVQDQRARIVYPDEYATVDVVTDTIGPS, encoded by the coding sequence ATGGGAGACAACGGCGGTCGAGAGCGAGTAGAGACCGAAAGGAGAGCCCGGGGCGCGGGTCGAAGCAGGCGGTCGTTCCTCGCGACCGGGGCAGCCGTCGCGCTGGCGTCGCTGGGCGGGTGCGCCGGGGACGGGGGCACGGACGGCGACGGCGGGAGCGGCGACGGCGGGAGCGGCAGTACCGGGACCGGGACGGCCGGCAGCCCCGACGAGGTGGTCATCGGCTCGGTCCACCCGTTCACCGGCAGCACGTCCTACGTGGGGACACGGTTGCACAACGCCGTCGAACTGGCCGCCGAGATGGCGAACGAGAACGGCGGCGTCGAGTCGCTGGACGGCGCGGAGGTCAGGGTCATCAAGGGCGACCACAAGAACGACCCCGCGCTGGCCGGCGAGGTGACCCGCGAACTCATCGACCAGGGCGCGGACATCCTGACCGGGACCTACTCCTCGCCGGTGACCAACGCCGCGACCCAGGTCGCCGAGTCGCAGGGCGTCCCGTTCGTCATCGACGTCTCCGTCGCCGCCTCACTGCTCCAGGCGCGGGACATGGAGTACGTCTACCGCCCCCACTCGAACTCCTGGGACATGGCGAGCGACAGCGTCGCGGGACTGCAGTCGGTCGCCGACCAGGCCGACCTCGACGTTCAGACGGCCGGCCTGTTCTACGTCGACACCAGCTACGGGCAGGCAATCCGCGACGGCCTCAAGCGCGCGTTCGAGGATACGAACATCGAGATTACCGCCACGGCAACCATCGGCTTCGGCGAGACGGCCGACACGCAGGTCACACGGTTCCGTCAGGCCGACCCCGACGTGCTCGTCCCGACGGTGTTCTCGAACCAGATGCTCGAACTGGTCGGCTCGATGCAGGACCAGGGCTACTGGCCGGACATCTTCGCCGCCCTCGGCAGCGGCGGGATGACCACGGACAACTTCCAGCAGATGGGCGAGGTCATCAACGGGGCGCTCGCCTCGGGGTACAAGATAGACCCGAGCAAGGAGCGCGCCCAGCAGGTGAACCAGCGGTTCATGAACACCTACGACACCGCCCCGATGGTGGACAACGTCGCGATGGCCTTCACGACGGCGGAGGTGATGATTGCCGCGGCCGAGCAGGCCGCGAGCACCGACGCGGACGCGCTGAACGGGGCGCTGCAGTCGCTCACCGTCGAGGACCATATCATGGCGATGCCACCCATCTCCTTCGACGACGCGGGAGAGAACGAAAACTCGCTGTCGGTTGTCGACCAGGTCCAGGACCAGCGGGCGCGTATCGTCTACCCCGACGAGTACGCGACTGTCGACGTCGTGACTGACACGATAGGACCCTCCTGA
- a CDS encoding FAD binding domain-containing protein has translation MTAAAGERAYHRPETVAEACRNLADAEGQTMVVAGGQTVMLMLREGIVDPDALVDVSAIPALGGVSVDDGTATFGATTTYADLAAHDLSERVTMFEDACAVVGDRQIRNAGTLAGAVCYGVAALDILSVLLCLDATLAIESADGHRTQALDDFLRGDGETDLGRAELVTGIDVTLPPSDAGSAYIKHSSVEAGWPTVGVAATVTVDDGEFTDVSVGLTAVADRPIRAPSVEDALDGAAVSEDALATAAGAASEDIDPSDDRGGSARYKRALTPTLVERTLETATRRAGGAL, from the coding sequence ATGACCGCCGCAGCGGGTGAGAGGGCGTACCACCGGCCGGAGACCGTCGCGGAGGCCTGTCGCAATCTCGCCGACGCGGAGGGCCAAACGATGGTCGTCGCCGGCGGCCAGACGGTGATGCTCATGCTGCGGGAGGGTATCGTCGACCCCGACGCGCTGGTGGACGTCAGCGCGATTCCGGCGCTGGGGGGCGTCTCCGTCGACGACGGCACCGCGACGTTCGGCGCCACGACGACGTACGCCGACCTGGCTGCCCACGACCTGAGCGAACGGGTCACTATGTTCGAGGACGCCTGCGCCGTCGTCGGAGACCGCCAGATTCGTAACGCGGGGACCCTCGCCGGCGCGGTCTGCTACGGCGTCGCCGCGCTCGATATCCTCTCGGTTCTGCTCTGTCTGGACGCGACGCTCGCCATCGAGAGCGCCGACGGCCACCGCACGCAGGCGCTGGACGACTTCCTGCGGGGCGACGGGGAGACGGACCTCGGCCGGGCAGAACTGGTGACGGGTATCGACGTCACGCTCCCGCCGTCGGACGCGGGGTCGGCCTACATCAAACACTCGTCGGTCGAGGCGGGATGGCCGACGGTCGGCGTGGCCGCGACCGTGACCGTCGACGACGGGGAGTTCACCGACGTGAGCGTGGGCCTCACGGCCGTCGCGGACCGGCCGATTCGCGCGCCGTCCGTCGAGGACGCGCTCGACGGTGCGGCGGTGAGTGAGGACGCACTCGCGACTGCCGCCGGGGCAGCGAGCGAGGACATCGACCCCAGCGACGACCGCGGCGGGTCGGCACGCTACAAGCGCGCCCTGACGCCGACGCTCGTCGAGCGGACGCTCGAAACCGCTACGCGCCGCGCGGGAGGTGCGCTATGA
- a CDS encoding GNAT family N-acetyltransferase, whose amino-acid sequence MLQLEPVTFESPASKRVYKHVEQNGPHDAADVQRAVGLADDEFETAVDSLTAAGYLERRGDALGLALDLGGSETFETKDFTYAVRPATDEDFDALVDTVEEIAGKKTYVVAEELAAEMRYDETVFRHNTVRARLFFVATADDEIVGWCHLDLPLTEKLRPTAQLTVGVRDAYRGYGVGSALLDRALDWAAGHDYLKVYNNVARTNMQAVSFLERRGWEREGVREDHYTIGHKEVDQVMMAYTL is encoded by the coding sequence ATGCTTCAACTCGAACCGGTGACATTCGAGTCCCCAGCCAGCAAGCGTGTCTACAAACACGTCGAACAGAACGGTCCACACGACGCCGCGGACGTCCAGCGCGCGGTCGGCCTCGCGGACGACGAGTTCGAGACGGCAGTCGACTCGCTGACCGCGGCGGGGTACCTCGAACGACGGGGTGACGCGCTCGGGCTCGCGCTCGACCTGGGCGGCAGCGAGACCTTCGAGACCAAGGACTTCACCTACGCCGTCCGACCCGCGACCGACGAGGACTTCGACGCACTCGTCGACACCGTCGAGGAGATCGCGGGGAAGAAGACCTACGTCGTCGCGGAGGAACTCGCGGCGGAGATGCGCTACGACGAGACGGTGTTCCGGCACAACACCGTCAGGGCCCGCCTGTTCTTCGTAGCGACGGCCGACGACGAAATCGTCGGGTGGTGCCACCTCGACCTCCCGCTGACGGAGAAACTCCGGCCGACGGCGCAGTTGACCGTCGGCGTCCGCGATGCCTACCGCGGCTACGGCGTCGGGTCGGCGCTGCTGGACCGGGCACTCGACTGGGCGGCCGGCCACGACTACCTGAAGGTGTACAACAACGTCGCGCGGACGAACATGCAGGCGGTCTCGTTCCTGGAGCGCCGCGGCTGGGAGCGGGAGGGTGTCCGAGAGGACCACTACACCATCGGCCACAAGGAGGTCGACCAGGTGATGATGGCCTACACGCTCTGA
- a CDS encoding flavin reductase family protein: MSSEDPSDVFDELSEMESKAIFKPKVVALVVSNSENKGPNVMTASWWMLAGYNPFRYMLAVSHGDYTHEIIEESKEFVLAAPSSEMIEALTLSGMVSNRELDKIEHLGLETVPGSEIDVPLLKNAVGNIECSVMDSFEFENCTYYFGQVEAAYVAKDGMDGRLLSLDNDILAYLGSDWDEGDTHTKSRYYAELSSDDLRRFPGDEVIEGLPEDLREKYQAED, encoded by the coding sequence ATGTCGTCGGAAGACCCGTCAGACGTGTTCGATGAGCTCTCCGAGATGGAGTCGAAGGCAATCTTCAAACCGAAGGTGGTGGCTCTGGTCGTCAGCAACAGCGAGAACAAGGGACCGAACGTCATGACCGCGTCGTGGTGGATGCTCGCCGGGTACAACCCGTTCCGCTACATGCTCGCGGTCAGCCACGGCGATTACACCCACGAGATCATCGAGGAGAGCAAAGAGTTCGTCCTCGCCGCGCCCTCCTCGGAGATGATAGAGGCGCTCACGCTGTCGGGGATGGTCAGCAACCGCGAACTGGACAAGATAGAGCACCTGGGCCTGGAGACTGTCCCCGGCTCGGAAATCGACGTCCCGCTGCTGAAAAACGCCGTCGGGAACATCGAGTGCTCGGTGATGGACTCCTTCGAGTTCGAGAACTGCACGTACTACTTCGGCCAGGTCGAGGCGGCCTACGTCGCGAAGGACGGCATGGACGGCCGTCTGCTCTCGCTGGACAACGACATCCTGGCGTACCTGGGCAGCGACTGGGACGAGGGCGACACCCACACGAAATCGCGGTACTACGCCGAGTTGAGCAGCGACGACCTGCGCCGGTTCCCCGGCGACGAGGTCATCGAGGGCCTTCCCGAGGACCTCCGCGAGAAGTACCAGGCCGAGGACTGA
- a CDS encoding NAD(P)/FAD-dependent oxidoreductase: MSYVIVGDGIAGSSAAETIRQEDVESDVTVITDEGEALYNRILTKEFAKGKLPEGPISIHDPEWYDERDIDLELNTYVTGVDTDAHEVHTHEGETYEYDKLLIATGGTPIQLPVGDSDADGIHHFWTFQDARKIREHADEAEKGIVVGAGLLGIDLAAICAAHDIEANYLMRGNRWWRYALSLDGAEIVHDALAENDVKPVFESGVDHFETDEDGHVTAAVDPNGDRYEGDFCGIAVGLDFNTEWLQGSGIETDNGVVVDEYMQTSDEDVYAAGDITQFHDTILGERAQNGAWGSAREQGSVAGANMVADGEAEEFRWVSTYSISHFDFAFLSFGHPTLGEETAERKYSDSEWRRLAFKNGQLIGGVLIGDLSQQSNYKQIIREERQVADQKELLLEEDFDLEDLEAPPQVE, encoded by the coding sequence ATGTCCTATGTAATCGTCGGCGACGGAATCGCCGGCAGTTCGGCGGCGGAAACCATCCGGCAGGAAGACGTCGAGTCGGACGTGACGGTCATCACCGACGAGGGGGAGGCACTGTACAATCGTATTCTCACCAAGGAGTTCGCCAAGGGGAAGCTCCCGGAAGGTCCCATCTCCATCCACGACCCCGAGTGGTACGACGAGCGCGACATCGACCTCGAACTCAACACGTACGTCACGGGAGTGGACACCGACGCCCACGAGGTGCACACGCACGAGGGAGAGACCTACGAGTACGACAAACTCCTCATCGCGACGGGCGGGACGCCGATTCAGCTCCCGGTGGGGGACTCCGACGCCGACGGCATCCACCACTTCTGGACCTTCCAGGACGCCCGGAAGATTCGCGAACACGCAGACGAGGCGGAGAAGGGCATCGTCGTGGGTGCGGGACTACTCGGCATCGACCTCGCGGCAATCTGTGCGGCTCACGACATCGAAGCCAACTACCTGATGCGGGGCAACCGCTGGTGGCGCTACGCTCTCTCGCTGGACGGGGCGGAGATCGTCCACGACGCGCTCGCCGAGAACGACGTGAAACCGGTGTTCGAGTCGGGCGTCGACCACTTCGAGACCGACGAGGACGGCCACGTCACTGCCGCCGTCGACCCCAACGGCGACCGCTACGAGGGCGACTTCTGTGGCATCGCCGTTGGACTCGACTTCAACACGGAGTGGCTTCAGGGGAGCGGCATCGAGACGGACAACGGCGTGGTCGTCGACGAGTACATGCAGACCAGCGACGAGGACGTCTACGCCGCCGGCGACATCACACAGTTCCACGACACCATCCTCGGCGAGCGCGCACAGAACGGCGCGTGGGGCTCCGCCAGAGAACAGGGGTCGGTCGCCGGGGCGAACATGGTCGCCGACGGCGAGGCCGAGGAGTTCCGCTGGGTCTCGACGTACTCCATCTCCCACTTCGACTTCGCGTTCCTCTCCTTCGGCCACCCGACGCTGGGCGAGGAGACGGCCGAACGCAAGTACTCCGACAGCGAGTGGCGCCGCCTCGCGTTCAAGAACGGCCAGCTCATCGGTGGCGTCCTCATCGGCGACCTCTCACAGCAGTCGAACTACAAGCAGATAATCCGCGAGGAGCGCCAGGTCGCCGACCAGAAGGAACTCCTGCTCGAAGAGGACTTCGACCTGGAGGACCTCGAAGCGCCGCCGCAGGTCGAGTGA
- a CDS encoding CoxG family protein, protein MSQPDDQTQPAEDDDGKYLEFADTVELDTTKEDLWEVISDPAVLTECVPGAESIERVSEQKYTIDITRGVSSLTVSLSGEAEFVEMNPPDYIVTTGSAFDSKTGSDFDILTAMEMTETDDGTVALTYKAEVSFSGGVASISKRIIRPIVQRDVDTYFENVRERVRDDGAE, encoded by the coding sequence ATGAGCCAGCCGGACGACCAGACGCAACCGGCGGAGGACGACGACGGCAAATACCTCGAATTCGCCGATACCGTCGAACTGGACACCACCAAGGAGGACCTGTGGGAGGTCATCTCGGACCCGGCGGTCCTGACCGAGTGTGTCCCCGGGGCGGAGTCCATCGAGCGCGTCTCCGAGCAGAAGTACACCATCGACATCACGCGGGGCGTGAGCAGCCTGACCGTCTCGCTGTCCGGGGAGGCGGAGTTCGTCGAGATGAACCCGCCGGACTACATCGTGACCACGGGCAGCGCGTTCGACTCGAAGACCGGCAGCGACTTCGACATCCTGACCGCGATGGAGATGACCGAGACCGACGACGGGACGGTGGCGCTGACCTACAAGGCGGAGGTGTCCTTCTCGGGCGGCGTCGCCTCGATCAGCAAGCGGATCATCCGGCCCATCGTCCAGCGCGACGTCGACACCTACTTCGAGAACGTCCGCGAGCGGGTTCGGGACGACGGCGCGGAGTGA
- a CDS encoding FAD-binding and (Fe-S)-binding domain-containing protein, translating into MAYDSQSQTHTGPSGDPDANYDHQGDGQNRPDLVAALEARVEGEVRFDKYTRELFATDASAYEELPIGVVSPVSTDDVAAVMEYCADNEIPVLPRGGGTSLAGQAVNEAVVLDFKRHMSEMLDVDPDAETARAEGGITIAELNRNLEPHGLKFAPDPAWGDKSVLAGAIGNNTTGAHSLKYGKTDAYIEECEVVLSDGTVTTFGWVDVEDLHDKATEARDEGSQIEAQIYAEVGRLLHEDADEIAERYPDMKRNVSGYNLDMLVDEARERGEVNLGRLMAGSEGTLAIVTEATVSLEPIPNETAIVMLTYDGVLPAMRDVAPILDHDPSAVEVMDEVFLDLARDNPQFSDLVATLPEGTESTLLVEFYADTPEEGKQKIANLLADRLPDYQAELDPDDDAGDVTDVEIQAVDALEAYDDDRQAKFWKMRKAGLPILLSNTGDDKHWPFVEDTAVPPENLPEYISDLQDLFDEYDTFAAYYAHAGPGVLHIRPLLNLKAEDGVDQMYEISDAMTDLVVEYGGSISGEHGDGRARTQWNKKLYGEDLWNAFRDLKSAFDPDWLLNPGNVCGDHDATKNLRYDSSYTFDADFEPVLNWENENGFQGMVELCHGCAGCTGYQETTGGVMCPTYRAAEEEITSTRGRANMLRHAMNGDLPDEMFTDEFVHEVLGLCIGCKGCKNDCPSGVDMAKVKAEVVHEYHQREGLKLRDRLFANVDQVLSLGSTFAPLSNWGMKVPGVDWLMEKTVGIASDRDFPAFHRNTFRKWWRSRGGAQVPQSEAERKALLIADPYTDYSHPYVGRAAVEVLEAAGIHIKVPDEVTDSGRPAFSKSMLDHARSTAEDNVEALAPYVAEGWDIVSVEPSDAVMYQLDYLDMLSGSDVEAVAEKAYGVLEYMDQYRLDENIDFDAPPESLAYHGHCQQKATRKDHHAVGILRRAGYEVDALDSGCCGMAGSFGYEEEHYSMSKAIGSILYDQVDESPTDQVVAPGASCRSQLADYREQHGEEPPHPIEKVADAL; encoded by the coding sequence ATGGCATACGACTCTCAGTCACAGACTCACACGGGTCCGTCGGGTGACCCCGACGCTAACTACGACCATCAGGGTGACGGGCAGAACCGACCGGACCTCGTCGCCGCGCTCGAAGCGCGGGTCGAGGGCGAGGTGCGCTTCGACAAGTACACACGGGAACTGTTCGCGACAGATGCCAGCGCGTACGAGGAGCTCCCGATTGGCGTGGTCTCGCCGGTCTCGACCGACGACGTCGCCGCGGTCATGGAGTACTGTGCCGACAACGAGATTCCGGTGCTCCCGCGGGGTGGCGGGACGAGCCTCGCCGGCCAGGCCGTCAACGAGGCGGTCGTCCTCGACTTCAAGCGCCACATGAGCGAGATGCTCGACGTCGACCCCGACGCGGAGACGGCCCGTGCGGAGGGGGGCATCACCATCGCGGAACTCAACCGCAATCTCGAACCGCACGGGCTGAAGTTCGCGCCGGACCCGGCGTGGGGCGACAAGAGCGTCCTCGCGGGTGCCATCGGGAACAACACCACGGGCGCGCACTCGCTGAAGTACGGGAAGACCGACGCCTACATCGAGGAGTGCGAGGTCGTGCTCTCGGACGGGACCGTGACGACGTTCGGGTGGGTAGACGTCGAGGACCTCCACGACAAGGCGACGGAGGCCCGCGACGAGGGCTCGCAAATCGAGGCCCAGATATACGCCGAGGTCGGCCGACTCCTCCACGAGGACGCCGACGAGATAGCGGAGCGATACCCCGACATGAAACGCAACGTCTCGGGGTACAACCTGGACATGCTCGTCGACGAGGCCCGCGAGCGCGGCGAGGTCAACCTCGGGCGGCTGATGGCCGGCAGCGAGGGCACGCTCGCCATCGTCACCGAGGCCACCGTCTCGCTGGAACCCATCCCCAACGAGACGGCCATCGTGATGCTGACCTACGACGGCGTGTTGCCCGCGATGCGCGACGTCGCGCCCATCCTCGACCACGACCCCTCTGCGGTCGAGGTGATGGACGAGGTGTTCCTGGACCTGGCTCGCGACAACCCGCAGTTCTCGGACCTCGTGGCGACGCTCCCCGAGGGAACCGAGTCGACGCTGCTGGTCGAGTTCTACGCGGACACGCCCGAGGAGGGCAAACAGAAGATCGCAAACCTGCTCGCGGACCGCCTGCCGGACTACCAGGCCGAACTCGACCCCGACGACGACGCCGGGGACGTGACCGACGTGGAGATTCAGGCCGTCGACGCGCTGGAGGCGTACGACGACGACCGGCAGGCGAAGTTCTGGAAGATGCGCAAGGCGGGGCTGCCGATTCTGCTCTCGAACACCGGCGACGACAAGCACTGGCCCTTCGTCGAGGACACCGCCGTCCCGCCGGAGAACCTGCCGGAGTACATCTCGGACCTGCAGGACCTCTTCGACGAGTACGACACCTTCGCGGCGTACTACGCTCACGCCGGTCCGGGCGTGTTGCACATCCGGCCGCTGTTGAACCTCAAGGCCGAGGACGGCGTCGACCAGATGTACGAGATATCCGACGCCATGACTGACCTCGTCGTCGAATACGGCGGGTCCATCTCGGGCGAGCACGGGGACGGCCGCGCGCGCACCCAGTGGAACAAGAAGCTCTACGGCGAGGACCTGTGGAACGCCTTCCGGGACCTCAAGTCGGCGTTCGACCCCGACTGGCTGCTCAACCCGGGCAACGTCTGTGGCGACCACGACGCGACGAAGAACCTCCGGTACGACTCCTCGTACACCTTCGACGCCGACTTCGAACCCGTGCTCAACTGGGAGAACGAGAACGGCTTCCAGGGCATGGTCGAACTCTGCCACGGCTGTGCAGGCTGTACGGGATACCAGGAGACCACCGGTGGCGTGATGTGTCCGACCTACCGCGCGGCCGAGGAGGAGATTACCAGCACGCGTGGGCGTGCGAACATGCTGCGCCACGCGATGAACGGTGACCTGCCGGACGAGATGTTCACAGACGAGTTCGTCCACGAGGTACTGGGGCTGTGCATCGGGTGCAAGGGGTGCAAGAACGACTGTCCGAGCGGGGTCGACATGGCCAAGGTCAAAGCCGAGGTGGTCCACGAGTACCACCAGCGCGAGGGGCTGAAACTCCGCGACCGGCTGTTCGCCAACGTCGACCAGGTACTCTCGCTGGGCAGCACCTTCGCGCCCCTGTCGAACTGGGGGATGAAGGTCCCCGGTGTGGACTGGCTGATGGAGAAGACGGTCGGCATCGCCAGCGACCGGGACTTCCCTGCCTTCCACCGCAACACCTTCCGGAAGTGGTGGCGCTCCCGCGGCGGTGCGCAGGTGCCCCAGTCCGAGGCCGAACGGAAGGCCCTGCTCATCGCTGACCCCTACACGGACTACAGCCACCCCTACGTCGGCCGAGCGGCCGTCGAGGTGCTGGAGGCCGCGGGCATCCACATCAAGGTGCCCGACGAGGTGACCGACAGCGGCCGCCCGGCCTTCTCGAAGAGCATGCTCGACCACGCCCGCTCGACGGCAGAGGACAACGTCGAGGCGCTCGCGCCCTACGTCGCGGAGGGCTGGGACATCGTCTCGGTCGAACCCTCGGACGCGGTGATGTACCAGCTCGACTACCTCGACATGCTCTCGGGGTCGGACGTCGAGGCCGTCGCCGAGAAGGCGTACGGCGTCCTCGAGTACATGGACCAGTACCGCCTCGACGAGAACATCGACTTCGACGCCCCGCCCGAGTCGCTGGCGTACCACGGCCACTGCCAGCAGAAGGCCACGCGGAAGGACCACCACGCCGTCGGCATCCTGCGGCGGGCGGGCTACGAGGTCGACGCGCTGGACTCGGGCTGTTGTGGCATGGCCGGCAGCTTCGGGTACGAGGAGGAACACTACTCGATGAGCAAGGCCATCGGCTCGATTCTGTACGACCAGGTCGACGAGTCACCGACCGACCAGGTGGTCGCACCCGGTGCCTCCTGTCGCTCACAGCTCGCGGATTACCGGGAGCAACACGGCGAGGAGCCGCCCCACCCAATCGAGAAAGTCGCCGACGCGCTCTGA
- a CDS encoding TrkA family potassium uptake protein, with protein sequence MRCIILGFGRVGRPTAQRMQDAGHDVTVIENDDGKFEAIRKRGLTLVEGDGSDEAVLERADLATADAVAALTDDLDTNLAACSAASEAGCRTVLRISQEISDADYERYSGQVDEVIYPERVGAAAAKTALLGGDFNVISSLTEELSIASVSVPEGAPVVGERVVNVDLPGETRIYAHGREGEDMSVPLPQTRFEPGDSVAVMVDSSMLQDVRATIRGL encoded by the coding sequence ATGAGGTGTATCATCCTCGGGTTCGGGCGCGTCGGCCGGCCGACCGCCCAGCGCATGCAAGACGCGGGCCACGACGTCACGGTCATCGAGAACGACGACGGGAAGTTCGAGGCCATCAGGAAACGCGGTCTGACACTGGTCGAGGGCGACGGCAGTGACGAAGCGGTCCTCGAACGGGCCGACCTGGCGACGGCCGACGCCGTCGCCGCACTCACCGACGACCTCGACACCAACCTCGCCGCGTGTTCGGCCGCCAGCGAGGCGGGCTGTCGGACCGTGCTCCGAATCTCCCAGGAGATAAGCGACGCGGACTACGAGCGCTACTCCGGGCAGGTCGACGAGGTAATCTACCCCGAGCGCGTCGGCGCGGCGGCGGCCAAGACCGCACTGCTCGGCGGTGACTTCAACGTCATCTCCTCGCTGACAGAGGAACTGTCCATCGCCAGCGTCTCGGTCCCGGAGGGCGCGCCGGTCGTCGGCGAGCGGGTCGTGAACGTCGACCTGCCCGGGGAGACGCGCATCTACGCGCACGGGCGCGAGGGAGAAGACATGTCGGTCCCCCTGCCGCAGACGCGGTTCGAACCGGGTGACTCTGTGGCGGTGATGGTCGACTCGTCGATGCTCCAGGACGTCCGGGCGACGATTCGGGGGCTGTGA
- the fer gene encoding ferredoxin Fer — protein MATVEYLDYEVVDDNDWDLYDEGTFDAAADADLGEEEHGTFDVTEGEYILEAAEAQGYDWPFSCRAGACANCAAIVVAGDVEMDMQQILSDDEVEEKNVRLTCVGTPASDHVKIVYNAKHLDYLEDRVI, from the coding sequence ATGGCGACAGTAGAATACCTCGACTACGAAGTGGTGGACGACAACGACTGGGACCTCTACGACGAGGGCACGTTCGACGCGGCGGCAGACGCCGACCTCGGCGAGGAGGAGCACGGCACCTTCGACGTCACGGAGGGCGAGTACATCCTGGAAGCGGCCGAGGCGCAGGGCTACGACTGGCCGTTCTCGTGCCGGGCCGGTGCCTGCGCGAACTGCGCGGCCATCGTCGTCGCGGGCGACGTCGAGATGGACATGCAACAGATTCTCAGCGACGACGAGGTCGAGGAGAAAAACGTCCGTCTCACCTGCGTGGGGACGCCGGCCTCAGACCACGTGAAGATAGTCTACAACGCGAAACACCTCGACTACCTCGAAGACCGCGTCATCTGA
- a CDS encoding potassium channel family protein — MRFVIIGAGSVGLRTARVLRDSGHTVVVVEKDDEVLKRLGDEGFDTVRNTGPLAEVLERADVEAADAVGALTDDLNTNFAACMIAKQAGCRTVMRLDEAYGEEVYRQYASDVDEIIHPERLGSVVVTNALSGGNIRAIADIKQSLQIVEFTVTESSPMGGYSLSELELPSDARLLAYGKGDGPLDLPTADEVLDVGDQLVVLTDFRKLGDVRRLIVGEDGPQVLAT; from the coding sequence ATGCGATTCGTGATTATCGGTGCCGGGAGCGTGGGCCTCCGGACGGCACGCGTGCTCAGGGACAGTGGTCACACGGTCGTCGTCGTGGAGAAGGACGACGAGGTGCTCAAACGGCTCGGCGACGAGGGGTTCGACACAGTCAGGAACACGGGGCCGCTGGCGGAGGTACTCGAACGGGCGGACGTCGAGGCGGCCGACGCCGTCGGGGCGCTCACCGACGACCTGAACACCAACTTCGCCGCGTGCATGATAGCCAAGCAGGCGGGCTGTCGGACGGTGATGCGACTCGACGAAGCCTACGGCGAGGAGGTCTATCGCCAGTACGCGAGCGACGTCGACGAGATAATCCACCCCGAACGGCTGGGGTCGGTCGTCGTGACGAACGCCCTCTCCGGCGGGAACATCCGTGCCATCGCGGACATCAAGCAGAGCCTCCAGATCGTCGAGTTCACCGTCACGGAGTCCTCGCCGATGGGCGGGTACAGCCTGAGCGAACTCGAACTCCCCAGCGACGCGCGACTGCTGGCGTACGGGAAGGGTGACGGCCCACTCGACCTTCCGACGGCCGACGAGGTGCTCGACGTCGGCGACCAGCTGGTCGTGCTGACGGACTTCAGGAAACTCGGTGACGTCCGCCGGCTCATCGTCGGCGAAGACGGGCCGCAGGTGCTGGCGACCTGA
- a CDS encoding (2Fe-2S)-binding protein, which yields MNVTFDLDGTETTVDVPPEKPLRDVLREDCDAKSVKDACDSGRCGSCTVLLDGTAVKTCLVPAAQADGQSVTTVAGIEDGTLGREVQDALEEHFALQCGYCTPGFVLSALSYLDDDPSADREDVRSALGGNVCRCTGYEKIIDAVADVAADLE from the coding sequence ATGAACGTCACCTTCGACCTCGACGGGACGGAGACGACGGTCGACGTCCCGCCGGAAAAGCCATTGCGTGACGTGCTCAGGGAGGACTGCGACGCGAAAAGCGTCAAGGACGCCTGCGACAGCGGCCGCTGTGGTTCCTGTACGGTCCTGCTGGACGGGACGGCGGTGAAGACGTGTCTGGTGCCGGCCGCGCAGGCCGACGGGCAGTCGGTGACGACCGTCGCGGGAATCGAGGACGGGACGCTCGGCCGGGAGGTCCAGGACGCCCTGGAGGAGCACTTCGCACTGCAGTGTGGCTACTGCACGCCGGGGTTCGTACTCTCGGCGCTCTCGTACCTGGACGACGACCCCTCCGCCGACCGGGAGGACGTCCGGTCGGCACTGGGCGGGAACGTCTGTCGCTGCACGGGATACGAGAAGATAATCGACGCGGTCGCGGACGTCGCCGCGGACCTGGAGTAG